TTGCGCGGGTCGAGCGCAATGAGCCCACCTTCGACGATAGGCGTCTGTTCGAGCTGAAACCAGATCGCGTTTTTCTCGACCTTCTTGAGGCTGACCTCGATCACGTCGCCCTGCTTCAGCAAATTCTTCACTGTGGGCAGTGTGACGGCGTCCTTCACTGGATCGCGCCCCTTCAGTCGGCGCTTGGCCCAGTTCATGTCCTCGAAGAGCATCAGTCCGACCACCGATCCCACCTGCACGTGCACGGCGTCGCGCCCGAGTTTCATAACGACCCCTCGGACGATTTCACCGGGCACGAGCGGCTTGTCCTGCGGCAGGGCCACCCCTGGCGGCGGGAGCGTCGTGATGTCCTGTGTGCCGATTGGCCCGCGCCAGCCCTGCCGTTTGTCCAGCTCGCGCAGGCCGTGGTTGAGCGCCTGCTCCGCCGCCTGCTGTATGGTGACATTGAGCGTGGTGAAAATTTCCAGCCCGCCCTTGTAGACCATCGTCTCGCCGTATTTGTTCACCACGTGCTGCCGGACGGTTTCGATGAAGTAGGGCCCCACGTGCTCAGCCCCCGCCCGCTTAAGGAGCAGCGGCTTGGTGAGCGCGGCCAAACGGTCCTCTACTTTGATGAAGCCCACTTCCTCCATCCGTGTCAGCACGTGCTCCTGGCGCTTTTTGGCTTTGTCGAGATTTTTATAGGGTGAGTAATTGGTGGGCGACTTGGGGAGGCCGGCTAGGATGGCCGCCTCGCCAAGGGTCACCTCCGAGAGGTTTTTGCCAAAATAGGTCTGGGCCGCCGCCGCCACGCCGTAGGCGCCCTGCCCGAAGTAAATCTGATTGAGATAGAGCTCAAGGATCTCCTCCTTGCTGAGGATCAGCTCCATTTGATAAGCCAGAATCAGTTCGCGGACTTTCCTCATGTACGTCCGCTCGGTGGACAGAAACAACGACCGAGCGAGTTGCTGTGTAATGGTGCTGGCGCCCTCAACCTTGCCGCCGCGCCGCAGGTTGGTCCAGACGGCACGCCCGATGCCGATGATGTCCAGCCCGGGATGCTCGAAGAAGCGCGCATCCTCGACGGCGATGACGGCATTGATCAGATCTTGCGGCACGTCGGCCAGCTGCACCTTGAGCCGCCGCTCGATGTAGAATTGCCCGACGACCTGGCGGTCGTCCGAATAGACGCGACTCACCTGGCTGGGCTGGTACTCGGACAGCTGGTCCAGCGGTGGCAACTCCTGCGAGGCCCACCAGAAGATGGCACTGACCATAACGATGCCCAGCACGGCCAACGCCCCGGTGGCAGCGAGCAGAGTTTTCCATCGGGGCCAACGGGCCAGGTCCGGCGCGCGCAATTCCGTGAAGCGGTCATTAAAGGCCATCGCCGATGCGTCTTATCCGGGTGGGCTGCACAGAGAGCACCTTACCGCGCACCCTTTCCAAACACAAGAGCAGAAGATGGAGACGAAGGCCCGGTGTGCGCAGAAAATTTGGCTCCTTGCCCAGCGTGGCCAGAACCGCAGCCTCGACCTAGTTTTTTGCGCAGTCCTTGTCTTTTCGGCCGGCGCTCCGTTATACTGGCTCCGACGCTGATTTGACGGCGTCTTTTTTTTTGGCCGTATAAAGAACAATCTCATGAGCGGCACGACATTGAAAGCCCCGTCCGCACGACGGACGAATATCCGGAATATCGCCATCATCGCGCACGTGGACCACGGCAAGACCACGCTCGTGGACGCGCTGCTGCGCCAGACACACGTCCATCGCAAGATCAACGACATGGGCGAGCGCATCATGGACTCGATGGACCAGGAGCGCGAGCGGGGCATCACGATCCGCGCGAAGAATGCGAGCATCACCTACCAGGACGTCAAGATCAACATCGTGGACACGCCGGGGCACGCCGACTTCGGCGGCGAGGTCGAACGCACGCTGCGTATGGTCGATGGCGTGCTGCTGCTGGTGGACGCCAAAGAAGGCCCCATGCCGCAGACAACTTTCGTGCTCCGCAAGGCCCTGGCGCTGGGCCTCAAGGCCATCGTCGTGATCAACAAGATCGACCGGCCGGATGCCGTAATCGACGACGTCGTGAACCGGACCTTCGATCTCTTCGTCGCGCTGGGTGCAACCGACGAGCAGCTTGATTTTCCCATTGTCTATGCGTCGGCCCTCAACGGAGTGGCCACCCTTGACATCAACAAGCCCGGCACCGAGATCACGCCCCTGCTGGACACGATCCTGACCCATGTGCCGGCACCAGCCATTCTGAAGGACGCGCCGCTCCAGATTCTGGTCCTAGCCCTCACCTATGATTCCTACAAGGGCAAGCAGGGCATTGGCAAAATTCACGCTGGCGCGATCGCACGTCGCCAGAACGTCGTGCGGATTGCCCGGGACGGCGCGCCCGCGGGTGGAAAAGTCTCCGACCTCTCGGTGTTTTCGGGTCTGGAACGGATGGATGTCGAACAGGCCGAGGCAGGTGAAATCGTCGTCGTCTCCGGGCTGCCCGACATCGGCATCGGAGAAACAATCGCTGACGCCACCGAACCAATCGCGCTGCCGCCGGTCACGATCGACGAGCCGACCGTCCAGATGACCTTTGCCGTGAACACAAGCCCCTTCGCCGGACGCGAGGGCAAGTTCCTCACCTCCCGCCATCTGCGCGAGCGACTTTTTAAAGAACTGGAAACGAACGTCTCGCTGCGCGCGGAAGAGACCGAC
This genomic stretch from Nitrospira sp. harbors:
- the typA gene encoding translational GTPase TypA, with protein sequence MSGTTLKAPSARRTNIRNIAIIAHVDHGKTTLVDALLRQTHVHRKINDMGERIMDSMDQERERGITIRAKNASITYQDVKINIVDTPGHADFGGEVERTLRMVDGVLLLVDAKEGPMPQTTFVLRKALALGLKAIVVINKIDRPDAVIDDVVNRTFDLFVALGATDEQLDFPIVYASALNGVATLDINKPGTEITPLLDTILTHVPAPAILKDAPLQILVLALTYDSYKGKQGIGKIHAGAIARRQNVVRIARDGAPAGGKVSDLSVFSGLERMDVEQAEAGEIVVVSGLPDIGIGETIADATEPIALPPVTIDEPTVQMTFAVNTSPFAGREGKFLTSRHLRERLFKELETNVSLRAEETDSPDRFLVAGRGELHLAVLIEQMRREGYELQVSQPEVILHREGSVVTEPYEELTITVPTEYQGVVIEEIGGRRGELRHMKLVHADAGSGEIHLEYHIPTRGVIGLKGILLTKTRGTVIMHHVFKEYGPCDERTLVTAPHGSLVAHEDGTSNAYGLFMMQERGALFLAPGVEVYRGMVVGQNSRDEDLDVNVCKAKQLTNMRASGSDEALTLTPPRQMTLEFALEYIGADELVEVTPSSIRIRKRMLNPEDRRKARKHKA
- a CDS encoding PBP1A family penicillin-binding protein; the encoded protein is MAFNDRFTELRAPDLARWPRWKTLLAATGALAVLGIVMVSAIFWWASQELPPLDQLSEYQPSQVSRVYSDDRQVVGQFYIERRLKVQLADVPQDLINAVIAVEDARFFEHPGLDIIGIGRAVWTNLRRGGKVEGASTITQQLARSLFLSTERTYMRKVRELILAYQMELILSKEEILELYLNQIYFGQGAYGVAAAAQTYFGKNLSEVTLGEAAILAGLPKSPTNYSPYKNLDKAKKRQEHVLTRMEEVGFIKVEDRLAALTKPLLLKRAGAEHVGPYFIETVRQHVVNKYGETMVYKGGLEIFTTLNVTIQQAAEQALNHGLRELDKRQGWRGPIGTQDITTLPPPGVALPQDKPLVPGEIVRGVVMKLGRDAVHVQVGSVVGLMLFEDMNWAKRRLKGRDPVKDAVTLPTVKNLLKQGDVIEVSLKKVEKNAIWFQLEQTPIVEGGLIALDPRNGSIRAMVGGYDFARSEYNRVLTARRQPGSAFKPIIYATAFNEGLSPATVVIDAPIIYENEEDPEKTWKPENYGHRFYGPVSLREALIHSHNVATVKLLERVGIKPVVEFARILGITSPINQDLSLALGSSGITPLEMVTAYAVFANQGYKLQPYAVSTVQNATGEVLEQILFEPQQVIQKETAYLITNVLEDVIQKGTGQLAKSIERSVAGKTGTTNDFTDAWFIGYTPNLVAAVWVGFDDIRTLGETESGAHAALPIWLKFMQAALPLLPAMPFEIPEDIRYVRVDPKTGLLAPEPSDLGMVEVFNKGMEPTETAPETVSPADFYRLDQIPEAYAAPLPAPAAPIPSPSSAPVRQPATTR